In one Dreissena polymorpha isolate Duluth1 chromosome 7, UMN_Dpol_1.0, whole genome shotgun sequence genomic region, the following are encoded:
- the LOC127838886 gene encoding baculoviral IAP repeat-containing protein 7-A-like isoform X1: MCLNRFSELDLALKSANMLPRRCILILLMISGVEPNPGPGSSSSEDEDSPANEEIYRRQPIISEDGNAESCTVETSNTLRGYKAQYEQFRKFQSRIDTFTNWPSHLKQRPTEMAVAGWFYTGDGDECICFACGGGLTNWQQEDDPWIEHCQFKECPYLRETKGDDFINRHQQIPTARQTEPNQVAYDHIPDEVPVPNHCKHLHCDTQEDQNSDVGNIATAAMEQEGAIGPGQGENDAPHHSTASHQYDFGCDDVGNRDENRNGNHVDVALSPTEQNNIDDPNLDSAQLIEPERNLYGNLQRRFTCRICHINRVNALFLLCRHLMFCMECTLYVDECPFCDTPILERIRTFMTG; encoded by the exons ATGTGTTTGAATC GCTTTAGCGAGCTGGACCTTGCGCTCAAATCCGCAAACATGTTGCCGCGAAGATGCATTCTTATACTCTTAATGATTTCCGGCGTAGAACCAAACCCAGGTCCTGGGAGTTCAAGTTCCGAAG ATGAAGATAGTCCAGCAAACGAAGAGATATATCGACGACAGCCAATAAT TTCTGAGGATGGCAATGCTGAATCATGCACAGTGGAAACAA GTAATACACTCAGGGGCTACAAAGCGCAATACGAACAGTTCAGGAAATTCCAATCTCGTATAGATACCTTTACCAACTGGCCTTCACACCTAAAGCAGAGGCCGACAGAAATGGCAGTGGCAGGATGGTTTTACACGG GCGATGGGGATGAGTGCATATGTTTCGCCTGTGGGGGTGGCTTGACGAATTGGCAACAAGAAGACGATCCCTGGATAGAACACTGTCAATTCAAGGAGTGCCCATATTTACGGGAGACCAAAGGCGATGACTTTATCAATCGACACCAACAGATACCTACTGCTAGA CAAACGGAGCCGAACCAGGTTGCCTACGATCACATACCTGATGAAGTTCCTGTACCAAATCATTGCAAACACTTACACTGCGATACACAAGAGGATCAAAACTCGGATGTTGGCAACATTGCTACTGCTGCGATGGAACAAGAAG GCGCCATAGGACCTGGTCAGGGAGAAAATGATGCACCTCATCATTCGACTGCTTCGCACCAGTATGACTTCGGTTGTGACGATGTTG GCAACAGAGATGAAAATAGAAATGGGAATCATGTTGATGTAGCACTGAGCCCTACTGAGCAGAACAACATCGATGATCCTAACTTGGATTCCGCCCAGCTTATCGAACCAG AGAGAAATCTGTATGGAAACTTACAAAGGCGTTTTACGTGTCGTATATGTCACATTAACAGAGTGAACGCACTGTTCCTACTATGTAGGCATCTTATGTTCTGCATGGAGTGCACATTATACGTTGATGAGTGTCCATTCTGCGACACACCAATTTTGGAAAGGATTCGCACGTTTATGACAGGTTGA
- the LOC127838886 gene encoding baculoviral IAP repeat-containing protein 7-A-like isoform X2, with amino-acid sequence MNSFSELDLALKSANMLPRRCILILLMISGVEPNPGPGSSSSEDEDSPANEEIYRRQPIISEDGNAESCTVETSNTLRGYKAQYEQFRKFQSRIDTFTNWPSHLKQRPTEMAVAGWFYTGDGDECICFACGGGLTNWQQEDDPWIEHCQFKECPYLRETKGDDFINRHQQIPTARQTEPNQVAYDHIPDEVPVPNHCKHLHCDTQEDQNSDVGNIATAAMEQEGAIGPGQGENDAPHHSTASHQYDFGCDDVGNRDENRNGNHVDVALSPTEQNNIDDPNLDSAQLIEPERNLYGNLQRRFTCRICHINRVNALFLLCRHLMFCMECTLYVDECPFCDTPILERIRTFMTG; translated from the exons ATGAATA GCTTTAGCGAGCTGGACCTTGCGCTCAAATCCGCAAACATGTTGCCGCGAAGATGCATTCTTATACTCTTAATGATTTCCGGCGTAGAACCAAACCCAGGTCCTGGGAGTTCAAGTTCCGAAG ATGAAGATAGTCCAGCAAACGAAGAGATATATCGACGACAGCCAATAAT TTCTGAGGATGGCAATGCTGAATCATGCACAGTGGAAACAA GTAATACACTCAGGGGCTACAAAGCGCAATACGAACAGTTCAGGAAATTCCAATCTCGTATAGATACCTTTACCAACTGGCCTTCACACCTAAAGCAGAGGCCGACAGAAATGGCAGTGGCAGGATGGTTTTACACGG GCGATGGGGATGAGTGCATATGTTTCGCCTGTGGGGGTGGCTTGACGAATTGGCAACAAGAAGACGATCCCTGGATAGAACACTGTCAATTCAAGGAGTGCCCATATTTACGGGAGACCAAAGGCGATGACTTTATCAATCGACACCAACAGATACCTACTGCTAGA CAAACGGAGCCGAACCAGGTTGCCTACGATCACATACCTGATGAAGTTCCTGTACCAAATCATTGCAAACACTTACACTGCGATACACAAGAGGATCAAAACTCGGATGTTGGCAACATTGCTACTGCTGCGATGGAACAAGAAG GCGCCATAGGACCTGGTCAGGGAGAAAATGATGCACCTCATCATTCGACTGCTTCGCACCAGTATGACTTCGGTTGTGACGATGTTG GCAACAGAGATGAAAATAGAAATGGGAATCATGTTGATGTAGCACTGAGCCCTACTGAGCAGAACAACATCGATGATCCTAACTTGGATTCCGCCCAGCTTATCGAACCAG AGAGAAATCTGTATGGAAACTTACAAAGGCGTTTTACGTGTCGTATATGTCACATTAACAGAGTGAACGCACTGTTCCTACTATGTAGGCATCTTATGTTCTGCATGGAGTGCACATTATACGTTGATGAGTGTCCATTCTGCGACACACCAATTTTGGAAAGGATTCGCACGTTTATGACAGGTTGA
- the LOC127838886 gene encoding baculoviral IAP repeat-containing protein 7-A-like isoform X3 encodes MLPRRCILILLMISGVEPNPGPGSSSSEDEDSPANEEIYRRQPIISEDGNAESCTVETSNTLRGYKAQYEQFRKFQSRIDTFTNWPSHLKQRPTEMAVAGWFYTGDGDECICFACGGGLTNWQQEDDPWIEHCQFKECPYLRETKGDDFINRHQQIPTARQTEPNQVAYDHIPDEVPVPNHCKHLHCDTQEDQNSDVGNIATAAMEQEGAIGPGQGENDAPHHSTASHQYDFGCDDVGNRDENRNGNHVDVALSPTEQNNIDDPNLDSAQLIEPERNLYGNLQRRFTCRICHINRVNALFLLCRHLMFCMECTLYVDECPFCDTPILERIRTFMTG; translated from the exons ATGTTGCCGCGAAGATGCATTCTTATACTCTTAATGATTTCCGGCGTAGAACCAAACCCAGGTCCTGGGAGTTCAAGTTCCGAAG ATGAAGATAGTCCAGCAAACGAAGAGATATATCGACGACAGCCAATAAT TTCTGAGGATGGCAATGCTGAATCATGCACAGTGGAAACAA GTAATACACTCAGGGGCTACAAAGCGCAATACGAACAGTTCAGGAAATTCCAATCTCGTATAGATACCTTTACCAACTGGCCTTCACACCTAAAGCAGAGGCCGACAGAAATGGCAGTGGCAGGATGGTTTTACACGG GCGATGGGGATGAGTGCATATGTTTCGCCTGTGGGGGTGGCTTGACGAATTGGCAACAAGAAGACGATCCCTGGATAGAACACTGTCAATTCAAGGAGTGCCCATATTTACGGGAGACCAAAGGCGATGACTTTATCAATCGACACCAACAGATACCTACTGCTAGA CAAACGGAGCCGAACCAGGTTGCCTACGATCACATACCTGATGAAGTTCCTGTACCAAATCATTGCAAACACTTACACTGCGATACACAAGAGGATCAAAACTCGGATGTTGGCAACATTGCTACTGCTGCGATGGAACAAGAAG GCGCCATAGGACCTGGTCAGGGAGAAAATGATGCACCTCATCATTCGACTGCTTCGCACCAGTATGACTTCGGTTGTGACGATGTTG GCAACAGAGATGAAAATAGAAATGGGAATCATGTTGATGTAGCACTGAGCCCTACTGAGCAGAACAACATCGATGATCCTAACTTGGATTCCGCCCAGCTTATCGAACCAG AGAGAAATCTGTATGGAAACTTACAAAGGCGTTTTACGTGTCGTATATGTCACATTAACAGAGTGAACGCACTGTTCCTACTATGTAGGCATCTTATGTTCTGCATGGAGTGCACATTATACGTTGATGAGTGTCCATTCTGCGACACACCAATTTTGGAAAGGATTCGCACGTTTATGACAGGTTGA